The following proteins come from a genomic window of Ornithinimicrobium cryptoxanthini:
- a CDS encoding glycosyltransferase family 2 protein, whose product MKAHHVQHSSSMSSLVQLRLVSDGGPDHPHRLASAALRSRSPQVLDALVECAGGGPGGIERVRGLLREGTVPHSMLTSQTGPYSVALATVLAGLHPGTADAPLALALATAAADVSPRQWWWRRASIVAIQNAVLCGAHDTALRLLEQLPALTRAVKFGTLADVANPYLGTRGEQPSDPTNADTDSAHVAWEEALSFPFVRAELSPLRVDRAAATLFDGLAAASEPGSVDGPLVTVVMPTYAPDEGLLTSVRSLLAQSYGNLEILLVDDCSPPGFIERYEQAAALDPRITLLRMPVNGGSYLGRNAAMARATGRFITFQDGDDWSHPERITQQVRMLQEHPEAPASLSSAIRATDDLAYTWLGFSPQRDNASSLMITRPTLERLGPFQRVRKGADSEYHKRIEAVLGPLAYVRLPLAVTRLRAGSLSRADFTLDWHTPDRVNYRNVFGHWHRTRAPQEVPLDARDGAVQPFPPPRSFLRALPGEPAPRMHFTLGYLLDASLPSPLPGQHAIAPALPADETPAVIHREDFGLARQSWEPFTEEFLELVQSGAVDLISATDQVHLDTLVVLRPGAVEMRDDKGVAFTAGQVIVTVPVPDRHGRFVDLTEVSDTCVDLFGHRPRWAALDSQSQQAWADDGWELPRLEELIGTPVPVAAP is encoded by the coding sequence ATGAAGGCGCACCACGTGCAGCACAGTTCCAGCATGTCCTCCCTGGTGCAGCTCCGACTCGTCTCCGACGGCGGGCCCGACCACCCCCACCGACTCGCGTCGGCGGCCCTGCGCTCTCGCAGCCCACAGGTTCTCGACGCCCTGGTCGAGTGCGCCGGCGGCGGTCCCGGTGGCATCGAGCGGGTGCGCGGGCTGCTGCGCGAGGGCACCGTGCCCCACTCGATGCTCACCTCGCAGACCGGCCCCTACAGCGTCGCACTCGCGACCGTCCTGGCCGGTCTCCATCCCGGGACTGCGGACGCACCCCTGGCGCTCGCGCTCGCGACCGCCGCCGCCGACGTCTCCCCCAGACAGTGGTGGTGGCGACGAGCCTCCATCGTGGCCATCCAGAACGCCGTGCTGTGCGGCGCCCATGACACTGCTTTGCGTCTGCTCGAGCAGCTGCCCGCACTGACCCGGGCGGTGAAGTTCGGGACCCTGGCCGACGTCGCCAACCCCTATCTCGGAACCCGCGGCGAGCAGCCCTCCGACCCGACCAACGCCGACACCGACAGCGCCCACGTCGCCTGGGAGGAGGCGCTGTCGTTCCCCTTCGTGCGGGCCGAGCTGTCCCCGCTGCGGGTGGACCGCGCCGCCGCCACGCTCTTCGACGGCCTGGCCGCGGCCTCCGAGCCAGGATCCGTCGATGGTCCGCTGGTCACCGTGGTGATGCCGACCTACGCCCCGGACGAGGGACTGTTGACGTCGGTGCGCTCGCTGCTCGCCCAGAGCTACGGCAACCTGGAGATCCTCCTGGTCGACGACTGCTCCCCACCGGGGTTCATCGAGCGCTACGAGCAGGCCGCCGCCCTGGACCCGCGCATCACCCTCCTCCGGATGCCGGTCAACGGCGGCAGCTACCTGGGCCGCAACGCGGCGATGGCTCGCGCGACCGGCCGGTTCATCACCTTCCAGGACGGCGACGACTGGTCCCACCCTGAGCGCATCACTCAGCAGGTCCGCATGCTGCAGGAGCACCCGGAGGCGCCAGCGTCGCTGAGCAGCGCCATCCGCGCCACCGATGACCTGGCCTACACGTGGCTGGGGTTCTCCCCCCAGCGCGACAACGCCAGCTCGTTGATGATCACCCGCCCCACCCTCGAGCGCCTGGGGCCGTTCCAGCGCGTGCGCAAGGGTGCTGACTCGGAGTATCACAAGCGCATCGAGGCCGTGCTGGGCCCACTCGCCTACGTCCGGCTGCCGCTCGCCGTGACCCGGCTCCGGGCCGGCAGCCTGTCCCGCGCTGACTTCACCCTCGACTGGCACACGCCAGACCGCGTGAACTATCGCAACGTCTTTGGGCACTGGCACCGGACCAGGGCCCCCCAGGAGGTGCCGCTCGACGCGCGCGACGGAGCTGTCCAGCCCTTCCCACCCCCGCGCAGCTTCCTGCGAGCCCTGCCCGGAGAGCCGGCCCCGCGCATGCACTTCACCCTCGGATACCTGCTCGATGCGAGCCTGCCCTCCCCCCTGCCGGGGCAGCACGCGATAGCACCGGCGCTCCCGGCGGACGAGACCCCGGCGGTCATCCACCGGGAGGACTTCGGCCTGGCCCGTCAGTCGTGGGAGCCGTTCACCGAGGAGTTTCTTGAGCTGGTGCAGTCAGGTGCCGTGGACCTGATCAGTGCGACCGACCAGGTGCACCTGGACACCCTCGTGGTGCTGCGTCCCGGCGCCGTGGAGATGCGCGACGACAAGGGCGTCGCCTTCACAGCCGGCCAGGTCATCGTGACCGTCCCGGTCCCCGACCGGCACGGTCGGTTCGTCGACCTGACGGAGGTCTCCGACACCTGCGTGGACCTCTTCGGCCACCGACCCCGCTGGGCAGCGCTGGACTCGCAGAGCCAACAGGCCTGGGCCGACGACGGCTGGGAGCTGCCCCGGCTGGAGGAGCTCATCGGGACTCCCGTCCCGGTCGCGGCACCCTGA
- a CDS encoding glycosyltransferase, with amino-acid sequence MTEVPATPLPVAQVPVTVPPADHAGGQVRATRVGTARDHQLHPLRRPRALVSTALRTKSVWSREIFAELAWPGHAPDDVAQWARSGEPWATVRDDQNPEWLANYAQVLAVQLSDRQEQDTARRMLEAVHLAGPLHWRSTELLAQLRLVARDGAIADLLADPSVRDGARTSLIADRANPWIFPDGDLDQWTSAFNAALHSSALADLVVDPDPMLGWEGPGSPLDRLRAPGLTTVDAPHRVTVLMSCFRPGPELQTAVRSVLEQTWSNLELIIVDDASGPEYAALLAETAARDPRIRLLPKAVNGGTYRARNSALRVATGEFCTTLDSDDYLHPQALELGMRRLLARPKLLATRAQGVRVTPDLELTRPGYLPRMRASGTLLFRRPEVMARIGWFDHTSKGADTEFGLRLRVAFGQVIEDLPESILFLRGGDTLSSGEFSMGWRHGARHAYKSAYRRWHQAIAAGTADPFLDPVAPRAFPEPRRWTKPALPGGHRVQVCFAGDWRRYGGPQRSMMEEIRACLEAGLSVAVMHLEAFRFMTTEDLPLCDPVMDLIVSGAVEWLQPDDRAHVDVLVLRYPPILQYPPHLLRDPVTVGHLLLVANQAPLERDGTDQRYVVRDVTQRARELFGVDPVWVPQGPGIRQVLLEQDPEVNLTTWDDPGLIDVVAWRHRDDRVPGQDGPVVVGRYSRDDRIKFPQTFGELLTAYQFPPDYRVRIMGGTKTVRSLTQAEAAASEPSREIVLPSNWEILEQGAMEVGDFLAGLDFFLYADNTSAHEAFGRVILEAAASGVLTIVHPKHRVVFGDTVDYATPGQAQALIAGYVADPAAYRERVERSRLLVAERFGHAGFAQRIRALTGPAADGGGAGQDMEPVQDMDPVQLSVRPTGDPASPIEVGTDAAVATLSVPLRSQSDGARADQLVVLHAPGDAATSATQDWLRDELTGPVAEGVGWVDLTGAPQAVRAVVMVREGLVRGALRGPAETDGSEKDGIEIDDVAHGTWWTTRWSVRQGPQHLTLPAEDGRPGRLVSQPVQPVD; translated from the coding sequence GTGACCGAGGTGCCAGCGACCCCGTTGCCGGTGGCTCAGGTGCCGGTGACGGTGCCGCCCGCTGACCACGCTGGCGGCCAGGTGCGCGCCACCCGCGTCGGGACCGCCCGCGACCACCAGCTCCACCCGCTGCGCAGACCGCGGGCGCTGGTCTCCACCGCGCTGCGGACCAAGTCCGTCTGGTCGCGAGAGATCTTCGCGGAGCTGGCCTGGCCGGGACACGCCCCGGACGACGTGGCCCAGTGGGCACGCAGCGGCGAGCCGTGGGCAACCGTGCGGGACGACCAGAACCCCGAGTGGCTGGCCAACTACGCCCAGGTGCTCGCGGTGCAGCTGAGTGACCGGCAGGAGCAGGACACCGCTCGCCGGATGCTCGAGGCGGTCCACCTGGCCGGGCCGCTCCACTGGCGCTCCACCGAGCTCCTGGCCCAGCTGCGGCTGGTGGCCCGTGACGGTGCGATCGCTGACCTGCTGGCGGATCCGTCCGTGCGCGATGGCGCGCGCACCTCGCTGATCGCCGACCGGGCAAATCCGTGGATCTTCCCCGACGGGGACCTCGATCAGTGGACCTCCGCCTTCAATGCCGCGCTGCACTCGAGTGCCTTGGCCGACCTGGTCGTGGACCCTGACCCGATGCTCGGGTGGGAGGGTCCGGGCAGTCCGCTGGATCGCCTGCGTGCCCCTGGCCTGACGACGGTCGATGCGCCCCACCGGGTGACCGTGCTGATGAGCTGCTTCCGGCCGGGGCCCGAGCTCCAGACCGCGGTGCGGTCCGTGCTCGAGCAGACCTGGTCAAATCTGGAGCTGATCATCGTCGACGACGCCTCGGGGCCGGAGTATGCCGCCCTGCTGGCCGAGACTGCCGCCCGGGACCCCCGGATCAGGCTGCTGCCCAAGGCCGTCAACGGTGGCACCTACCGCGCTCGCAACAGCGCCCTGCGGGTCGCGACCGGTGAGTTCTGCACGACCCTTGACTCGGATGACTACCTGCACCCGCAGGCTCTCGAGCTGGGGATGCGTCGCCTCCTGGCCCGCCCAAAACTGCTGGCGACCCGGGCGCAGGGCGTGCGGGTGACGCCGGACCTCGAGCTGACCCGGCCGGGCTACCTGCCCCGGATGAGGGCCTCCGGGACCCTCTTGTTCCGCCGGCCCGAGGTGATGGCCCGGATCGGCTGGTTCGACCACACGTCCAAGGGCGCAGACACGGAGTTCGGCCTGCGGCTCCGCGTGGCCTTCGGGCAGGTGATCGAAGATCTTCCTGAGTCCATCCTCTTCCTGCGGGGCGGTGACACGCTCTCGTCGGGCGAGTTCTCGATGGGGTGGCGGCACGGTGCGCGGCACGCCTACAAGTCCGCCTACCGACGGTGGCACCAGGCGATCGCGGCAGGCACTGCCGACCCGTTCCTCGACCCCGTGGCGCCGCGGGCGTTCCCAGAGCCGCGCCGGTGGACGAAGCCGGCACTGCCCGGCGGGCACCGCGTGCAGGTGTGCTTCGCGGGGGACTGGCGCCGCTACGGCGGGCCCCAGCGCTCGATGATGGAGGAGATCAGGGCCTGCCTCGAGGCTGGGCTGTCGGTGGCCGTCATGCACCTGGAGGCCTTCCGCTTCATGACCACCGAGGACCTCCCGCTCTGCGACCCGGTCATGGACCTGATCGTCAGCGGGGCGGTGGAGTGGCTCCAGCCCGACGACCGAGCGCACGTCGACGTGCTGGTCCTGCGCTATCCACCGATCCTGCAGTATCCCCCTCACCTGCTCCGTGACCCGGTGACGGTCGGGCACCTGTTGCTGGTCGCCAACCAGGCACCGCTGGAGCGGGACGGCACCGATCAACGCTATGTCGTGCGCGATGTCACGCAGCGGGCCCGGGAGCTGTTCGGTGTCGACCCCGTGTGGGTCCCGCAAGGGCCGGGGATCCGCCAGGTGCTCCTGGAGCAGGACCCCGAGGTCAACCTCACGACCTGGGACGACCCGGGCCTGATCGACGTGGTCGCGTGGCGCCATCGCGATGACCGGGTGCCCGGCCAGGACGGCCCGGTCGTGGTCGGCCGCTACTCGCGTGACGACCGCATCAAGTTCCCCCAGACCTTCGGCGAGCTGCTCACGGCCTATCAGTTCCCACCCGACTATCGCGTGCGGATCATGGGCGGCACGAAGACGGTCCGGTCGCTGACCCAGGCGGAGGCGGCAGCGTCAGAGCCGAGTCGTGAGATCGTCCTGCCCTCGAACTGGGAGATCCTGGAGCAGGGTGCGATGGAGGTGGGCGACTTCCTCGCGGGGCTGGACTTCTTCCTCTATGCGGACAACACCTCGGCGCACGAGGCCTTCGGACGGGTCATCCTGGAGGCCGCTGCCAGCGGTGTGCTGACCATCGTCCACCCCAAACACCGCGTGGTCTTCGGTGACACCGTGGACTACGCCACGCCGGGGCAGGCACAGGCACTGATCGCCGGCTATGTCGCAGATCCCGCGGCCTACCGGGAGCGGGTCGAGCGGTCACGACTGCTCGTCGCCGAGCGTTTTGGACACGCGGGGTTCGCCCAGCGGATCAGGGCGCTGACGGGGCCGGCCGCCGACGGCGGGGGAGCGGGCCAGGATATGGAGCCGGTGCAGGACATGGATCCGGTGCAGCTGAGCGTGCGCCCCACCGGCGACCCGGCCAGTCCCATCGAGGTCGGCACCGACGCTGCGGTCGCGACGCTCTCGGTCCCTCTGCGGTCCCAGTCGGACGGTGCGCGCGCCGACCAACTGGTCGTGCTGCACGCCCCGGGGGACGCGGCCACGTCAGCGACGCAGGACTGGCTCCGCGACGAGCTCACCGGTCCTGTCGCCGAGGGAGTGGGCTGGGTCGATCTCACGGGAGCACCGCAGGCGGTGCGCGCCGTGGTCATGGTGCGCGAGGGTCTCGTGCGTGGCGCACTGCGCGGTCCGGCTGAGACGGACGGCAGCGAGAAGGACGGCATCGAGATCGACGACGTCGCCCACGGCACCTGGTGGACGACCAGGTGGTCGGTGCGCCAGGGTCCACAGCACCTGACGCTGCCTGCGGAGGACGGCCGGCCGGGACGGCTCGTGTCTCAGCCGGTGCAGCCGGTGGACTAG